gactattaaaacctaccccaaccagaaactgtggatagaaggcagcattcgcgcaaaactgaaagtgcaaaccaccgcattcaaccatggaaagaggtcgaGAATAaagctgaatataaacagtatagttattccctccgcaaggcaatcaaacaagcagaatgtcagtatagggacaaaatggagtcgcaattcaatgaccCAGACAAGCGACctatgtggcaggatctacaggTAATTACGGACTACAAATATATTCATAAAATGCCTGGATGTTTACAATTTCGGTGATTCTCTTAGAAATGGGTAAAAGTactgtatagcaaccccaggtgtaaaatagtaaatagcggctacttctcagagtgttttgaattgtcaagaagaTTTGCTAGCTATTAAATCATATCAAATAGCAACATTAGAGGATTataaatccaaggcttaaaaaaaaaggtggtgtccatgtatgccgatgattCAAGTTTTATATTTAATCTGctagctagatccctgcaatgtctcattgaagatctagataacttttctggactctctggactaaagcctaattatgataagtgtacaatattacgtattTGATCGTTAAAAAAATACAACTGGTACAAAACTATGCAGTTCATATTTAAAATGGGCTGACGGTGAAGTAGCATAAAAAAACAATATTAAATCAGCCCtacacaatgaatttcaatagaaaaccgaCAATATCCTGCAACAATGTAGAGGTAAAtatctgtctatttatggaaaatctgccctgattaactccttagtcatatctcagtttactcacttacttatggctctgcctactcctgatgatttgtttttcaaatcgtatgagtaaaaaatatttagctttaTCTGGGATGCTAAACCAGACAAGATACAGTGTGCCTATCTATATTTATACAtttgtatatttgtatttaaACTGGTAAGTTGTCTGAGAACACatactcatttacagcaacaacctggggaatagttacagggtagaagaggggggatgaatgagccaattataaaccggggatgattaggtggccatgatggtatgaaggacagattgggaatttagccaggacactgtggttaacacccctactcttgcgATCAGTGCCATGGGATATTTATTGACCAccgagagtcaggacacccatttaacgtcccatccaaaagacggcaccctactgCCTTTTGTCATTGGGATATGTTTTAGAcaagaggaaagggtgcctcctactgaccctccaacaccacttccagaagcatctgttctcccatccagggacttaccaggaccaacgctgcttagcttcagaagcaaaccagcagtgggatgatGGGTGGTATGCAGGACTAGCTGgctatataatgaatataaatTGGGTGTTGTGAGATTATTCAATATGAAAGCACTAAACATCTCTAGAATcttcacttattcaaaagtttcatttgaaccctaaatggttctcaagtaaaATACTAAGAAAAGCTAATTCACTGTTTAAATAGCCTTTTGCCTGTGTATGGATTTCGATGTCTCATTTTTGATTGACTGCAAATGATACCTTTCTCAaagtctctctttttcaaacaagcattgcagggCTGGCTCCAATTttaatttcatccccctgaaaagatagaacaaatattatggctgaatataaatgtGCTGGGTTATGAaagacctgtatttatgggaaacaaGTTTGAAAAAGGGTATTTTGTAtttaaatgatattgtaaattggaatggttgacttgtctttcatggagttatcagaattattTGGAAAGGTCTACTCAGTCCAAGATtataaccaattgattacagcattaccccaaaaatggaggcaggtggcagcaggaggtAGGGAAggtgtctgtctgcccaatataaattaTCAGAACTTGCAGAGGAAtacaaatagcataaataggaaagtataccagtttcatttgaggaccaggatgttgtcatttagattgcaaaatagttgggaagcgaTATTTGATTTACCGATTCCATGGGACAGGGTTTATGAGTTAATTCAAGacttgtgcttttcagctaatgCAGATTTTGTTGAGAATACAGAATCAATTAACCATTTATTTTAGAATTTCCCTCAAGTAGCTTCTCAGGAATGGTTGAAAATGCaaaacattgatctaaaattgacactAAATATCCTTTTGGAGATCAAGTCAATTAATAATAATTATAGTTTCTCAACTCAATCTGTAGTCTATTCAATAGAAATTGTATGttaatcacagcatagttgaaatatGCTGCGTAGTGTCTGGCCAGCAGAGACAGGTGGGATGGGCTAAGGGAAGCTGAggtttgggatgtggaattggagataagggggagtggagttgctgggcaAAGGATAGACAGATGTCAAATTAATtccaaatacaaatacatttgaatgacactgaggggcttTGTTGATACAGTTGAGGCTGATgccatgcaggtgtttgtacaaatGCATACACTCATTCAAATGCTCATAGATGGACATGGTTCCATACATCGTTGGCCTTGCTGTTATATTGGCCTGTATGTTTCTCATTCATTGGTGGTGCATGGAATTCAATGTATTTCTCAGGGTGGAATCTGATGCTTGAGGGGCAGCTCTTTGAGGGCTGTATCGGTCAGGTCCCCATTTGacagtgggagatctgtcgacgtgccgtTGACCCTTTGTGTCTCTGGCTAAGAggctgttagatgactaatgtgatgtGGTTGGGCAGCTTCCCTGTAAGTATGTTTATTACCAGATGAAATAGTCAAACTGAATCTACACAGAAAGGGAACATTTGGTTCATGAGCCAACCACTTAACGAGCAAGGTTTGTAGAGTCTACACATTGTATTAAAATGTTTACCTATCCAGGCCTGCTTTGTGACCAGCTGTTGATGCATACGAATTAGGACCAGTAAGAGAGAATAAAGGACACATGTTCAGTAATATTGGTGTGACATTTATTAATGTACAAGAGGCAACTAGTATCGTCTTCCTGCCGCTTCGTTTAATTCAGCCACAGTTCAGAAATTGTTTAAGAAATGCTTCAGCATAATGTACACGGGTTGGAGGAAAACAGCACGACCTGATGAAGATATCCCAGAAGCCTTGTACATCTTCAGGTTCCCCAGGAAGATATCCTGCAAGACAAAATcgtcagcagggtagcctagtggttagagagttggactagtaaccgaaaggttgcaagtacaaatcatgagctgacaatgtacaaatatttcgttctgcccctgaacaggcagtcaacccactgttcctaggccatcattgaaattaagaatttgttcttaactgccatgctaaataaaggtaaaatacaacaCGAATTCTAGTTCCCAGTCATGTGCACCTATACAAAACTCACATTCAGTCACAGGTGTAAGCCACATCCAAGTACTTATAGGTTCCGACACAGGGGTCACCGAACACAGAGTTGGATACCTTGACGATACACTGGCGCTTTCCATCACACCTGTGTGTCAACAGGTAGAGGTTAACACCACAGCCAATGACTTCCTACAGCTAAATGCACACTGAAGGTTTCAGTACCTTTCTGCCATTTTGCTGGTGGTGGATTGGCTGAGGCAGTTGGTGTTTTTGAGTTGTTGATGTGGGCGCCCAATGGAACACACATCGTGTTGACGACGACCATAGTTGGCACGCTGAATACGGATCTCACCTCGATCTGAGGAAGAGAAAGGACAAACcttggtgttggtgtgggctagtgACTAATATACACGGCACCACATGATTAAACTGTACGGTAGTGTTGACCAGCTTACCACATAGTAGTTGAGAATCAGAGCCTTCACATATGATGCTGCTTACtgcaaagacaacacaggagttacACCACTGGCCAGACAAATTAAGACATACATTAGCCTGGTGAAGTGTTAGTGATGCGCACTAACAGGGAATGTTGATTTCAGGTGCATTTTCTAAAAGTCATTATAAACTCGTTAGCATGAACCAAAGTACAAAAAGTTAGGCGCGTCATCTTCCACCGTTACCTTTTAGTTTCACTTCCTTATGAGCAGTTCTCGAAATGCTAACATTTTAAGCAAACTGGCTGGCTAGACCTAAACTGTTGAAAAAATAATCTGTGCAGTTTGTGCCATCTGTCAGATTGGCTATAAACCCTGCAAAACTGTAGGAGTTGCGCTAGCTAGTTACCGttcactgaaacatggtaaaccaGATTAAGTGCACAAGCATCATATAAGCTTGACACTTGCCTTCCATGTTCTTGCTGGCTAATTGAGCTAGATATGTCAATTTAACAAGGAACAGCAGCAGCATATGAGACAAGTCAAAAAAGTtactgcaaaaagggtcaatgcagatagtcattCAGCAGTTAAGGCTTGGGGGAAGTAGAAGcctttcagggtcctgttggttccagacttggtgcagccGTACCATTTGTTATGGAGTAGCAGAGACCAGTATAACTTGGGGGGtgcgagtctttgacaatgtagaGCCTGCCGACACAGGTGGTGTCGAAATCCTGATGCAGGGAGCGCGGCctctgatgtactgggccgtacgcgataccctctgtagcaccttgtggtcagatgccatacctagtggtgatgcagccagtcaaaaagCTCTCAATGGTGTAGAATTCAGAATCGGAGGGCTGACACCAATCCTTTTAGCCTCCTGGCAGGGAAGggcttcctgtagtccactaccAGTTCCTTCGGcatcttggcaccacactgccaggtctctgacctccctataggctactcAAACTAAACAAGTTGCATATCCACAGCTTGCTACGGTTAGTTAGCAGTTGAGGGTGGTTTACACTTGGAGAAACAAAAGTTAACAAGCTGGTACCATAGGGGAACCAACCCATTATATTCCTTTTCTAGCAATCAGCTGAGCTTACTTTTTTACAAGATTAAAAGTGGGTAGGAGAATTAAACAATGTCCCAACATGACACAGTCATACCAACACTAAATATTAAATACTAAATATTATTAGCACACATTCAGAGACTGACTTGTTTCTTGCTGTTGGACACAGGAGTATTTGGTGTCCAGGTACTTATAAGTCCCGACACAGGGGTCTCCAAAAACGAAATTGGATGCAGGGACAATACACTCGCTCTTCCCACCGCATCTGTGTGTTTCAAAGACATGTTGAGGTCATGAGTTcatacaggtaaacacaacagGTTCCAGCACATTTCTGCCATCTTGCTGGTGGTTGTTTACACTACAGCCAAGGAGTTACAGGTTCTAGTACCTTTCTGCCATCTTGCTGGTGGAGGATTGGCTGAGGCAGTTGGTGTCGGTGAGTTGGTTATCAGGGCGCCCAATAGAACAAACATCGTGTTGACGACGACCGTAGTTCGCACGCTTGATATGGATCTTACCTCCAtctgagggagatggagaacagTGAGGCACGAAGGAGAGCCAAGTATGGGTCTCTATGGTGTGGGCTAGTGACGCTAATCTACAGTATAAACGATCATAGGTGGTCGGTGAGTATACTGTTCAGCAGTGTGGACTAGCTTACCACATTGCAGTAAAGCATCAGAGCCTTCACACGTGATGCTGATTGCTGCCAGGACAAATAAACAGGAATTACACACCACTCACATTAGCTTGGTTAAGTAGTATCAtcattattacatacagtacctccaTCTGTTAGTGTGCAGCAAGCTGTAGCCAGCACTGAAACAACATCACACAGCTAGTTCAGCAACATTCAACATCATATGCACTTGGACCATGAAGCTACAACTCAGCATTGGTCTCTATACGCAAGTTCAGCATTTGGTCTCATATTCCATGCTTTGAATACCTTTTTGCCCAAAAGGAACTGAATGTCCCTCAAATCATATTACATGTACTTCTTTTCACTCacaaatacaaacattgtcatataTATTTAAATTCTAATCTGCATCAGATACAGATTTTGTATACTCACATGTGACCACCGTCAGTCTCAAAATGCACATGATGTCAGGTACAGGAGTGGTACTAACAGAGAAAATGCAACTGATGATAACAAGATCCAATACACCTGGTATTTATGTTATGTGACATGTCTTAATTTACCCAGGTGTATCTATTTGTCTCCAGGTGCACCTCATTGCAATTAGGGGCCTGCGTTTGGTGGTCAAAACCTGGCTATTGAGTCAGTCTC
The nucleotide sequence above comes from Oncorhynchus kisutch isolate 150728-3 unplaced genomic scaffold, Okis_V2 scaffold891, whole genome shotgun sequence. Encoded proteins:
- the LOC116362883 gene encoding L-rhamnose-binding lectin CSL3-like, translated to MCILRLTVVTLLATACCTLTDGAISITCEGSDALLQCDGGKIHIKRANYGRRQHDVCSIGRPDNQLTDTNCLSQSSTSKMAERCGGKSECIVPASNFVFGDPCVGTYKYLDTKYSCVQQQETISSIICEGSDSQLLCDRGEIRIQRANYGRRQHDVCSIGRPHQQLKNTNCLSQSTTSKMAERCDGKRQCIVKVSNSVFGDPCVGTYKYLDVAYTCD